Proteins from one Mercurialis annua linkage group LG7, ddMerAnnu1.2, whole genome shotgun sequence genomic window:
- the LOC126656709 gene encoding uncharacterized protein LOC126656709: MPNGDFASWASMLFKQLDQDHIELFWTTCWMMWFARNQLCFSGNDIPWDIIIAQASRIRLDFQEVNQEKKETRGDVAAYWINPDNGWIKINSDAGFSRVNSWRLGFVGRDNDGEVLIAGNKTMNKGLSIIEAEDEALLWALKTTKECGLDSVIAECDNLQLINGLANAELYITEVGDMLNSILSELYIAAKQ; the protein is encoded by the coding sequence ATGCCGAATGGTGATTTTGCTTCTTGGGCGAGTATGTTATTTAAGCAGTTGGACCAAGATCATATTGAATTATTTTGGACAACTTGTTGGATGATGTGGTTTGCTAGGAATCAACTTTGTTTTTCCGGAAATGATATTCCGTGGGATATTATCATTGCCCAGGCTTCCAGAATTCGACTGGACTTTCAGGAAGTGAACCAAGAGAAGAAGGAAACTCGGGGTGATGTCGCTGCTTACTGGATTAATCCCGATAATGGTTGGATTAAAATAAATTCTGACGCAGGATTTTCGAGGGTGAATTCTTGGCGCTTGGGTTTTGTTGGCAGGGATAACGATGGCGAGGTCTTGATTGCAGGTAATAAAACTATGAATAAAGGGCTGTCGATTATTGAAGCAGAAGATGAAGCCTTGCTTTGGGCTTTGAAAACAACAAAGGAGTGCGGGTTGGACTCGGTTATTGCTGAATGTGATAATTTGCAGCTTATTAATGGTTTGGCAAACGCTGAGCTATATATAACTGAGGTTGGGGATATGCTGAATAGCATTTTATCTGAGTTATATATAGCCGCTAAACAGTGA
- the LOC126656388 gene encoding uncharacterized protein LOC126656388, with translation MRKLCPNIDKDDGLETVLEVPIPEEMFTSMGSNVTLRWHNMLTWMRAQTSDKWSQPVIAGRLNELRFLLYLVGSPLIPLQVQVGHSVYKPVKDCSIQASTAKYIVQQYIAATGGQQALNAVHSMCVTGEIKISASEFHQGDQTINVKSTEEAGGFVLWQKDPDLWILELVVSGCKVICGSNGKLSWRHSSNQQTPVSKGPPRPLRRFLQGLDPRSTANLFIDATCIGEKIINDEDCFILKLETSPAIREAQSGNNYEIIHHTIWGYFSQRSGLLVQFEDSRLLSMRTKNEDDVFWETNTESVMGDYKYVDGVNIAHSGKTRVTVFRYGEQSANHKRQMEEKWRIEDVDFNVWGLMDDYFLPPSSLKDGNK, from the exons ATGAGGAAACTGTGTCCGAATATCGATAAAGACGATGGGCTCGAGACGGTTCTTGAGGTACCGATACCGGAAGAAATGTTTACGAGCATGGGAAGCAATGTGACATTGCGATGGCATAACATGTTGACATGGATGAGAGCTCAAACTTCCGATAAATGGTCACAACCGGTGATCGCCGGTCGGCTTAACGAGCTTCGGTTTCTTCTTTATTTGGTTGGATCTCCTCTTATTCCTCTCCAGGTTCAAGTTGGTCATTCTGTTTACAAGCCTGTCAAAGATTGTTCCATT CAAGCTTCAACAGCAAAATACATAGTGCAACAATACATAGCAGCAACAGGAGGACAACAAGCATTAAATGCAGTGCACAGTATGTGTGTAACAGGTGAGATCAAAATTAGTGCATCAGAATTTCATCAAGGTGACCAAACCATAAATGTGAAGAGCACTGAGGAAGCTGGTGGATTTGTTCTGTGGCAAAAAGACCCTGATTTGTGGATCCTGGAGCTTGTTGTTTCAGGATGCAAAGTTATTTGTGGAAGCAATGGTAAACTTTCTTGGAGACATTCTTCCAATCAACAAACTCCCGTTTCGAAAGGCCCTCCTCGACCGTTGCGCCGATTCTTGCAG GGATTGGACCCAAGATCAACAGCAAATTTATTTATAGATGCAACATGCATTGGAGAAAAAATCATAAACGATGAAGATTGCTTCATCCTAAAGCTAGAAACAAGTCCAGCAATTCGTGAAGCACAAAGTGGAAATAATTATGAAATAATTCACCACACAATCTGGGGGTATTTTAGTCAAAGATCAGGACTTTTAGTTCAATTTGAAGATTCAAGATTACTAAGTATGAGGACTAAAAATGAGGATGACGTATTTTGGGAAACAAATACAGAATCAGTAATGGGAGATTATAAATATGTTGATGGGGTAAATATTGCCCATAGCGGTAAAACTAGAGTTACTGTTTTTAGATATGGTGAACAATCTGCTAATCATAAGAGACAAATGGAAGAGAAATGGAGAATTGAAGATGTTGATTTTAATGTTTGGGGTTTGATGGATGATTATTTTTTACCTCCTTCTAGCCTTAAAGATGGTAACAAATAG
- the LOC126656190 gene encoding L-type lectin-domain containing receptor kinase IX.1-like: MPPLLKSQQIHNLMIPISILLILYSLPLSNSISFNFTSFNPNMADISFQGDAFLSQNVIQLTKNAKDDNLTSSVGRASYRNPVRIWDARTKKLADFTTHFSFTMKAIDPNAFGDGISFFMAPFNSPIPDNSSGGFLALFSPDKAFDSSKKNQIVAVEFDSVRNSWDRSENHVGININSIESVTYVNWTSSIKDGRVANAWISYNSTSQNLSVFLTYAQNPVFNGESNLSYIVDLREILPELVSVGFSASTGSWVELHNILSWNLTSNLEISRKPKSKTGLIVALAASSFGVSICGLGLIWLVYRRKRRGVGNDDEIVDGSMDDEFEKGTGPKRFTYRDLSRATSNFSEAGKLGEGGFGGVYKGLLSQSKTEIAVKRVSRGSKQGKKEYVSEVRIISRLRHRNLVQLIGWCHEKNELLLVYEFMPNGSLDTHLFGGGIELAWPTRYKIALGLASALLYLHEEWEQCVVHRDIKSSNVMLDSSFNAKLGDFGLARLVDHDLGSQTTVLAGTMGYLAPECVTTGKASKESDVYSFGVVALEITCGRRPVDIKQGPDKVRLIEWVWDLYGKGQILEAVDKILSSEFDERQLECLMTVGLWCCHPDLNHRPSIRQVINVLNFEAPLPSLPAKLPVPMYYAPPLDMCKFSYTSGFTNTGSTCSTNSSLGSAKSLLKPKENDV, translated from the coding sequence ATGCCACCTCTTCTAAAATCCCAACAAATTCATAATCTGATGATTCCAATTTCCATTTTATTAATCTTGTATTCACTGCCTCTGTCAAATTCAATATCCTTTAATTTCACAAGTTTTAATCCAAATATGGCAGACATATCGTTCCAGGGCGATGCGTTTTTGTCGCAAAATGTTATTCAGCTCACGAAGAACGCGAAAGACGACAACTTGACAAGTAGTGTCGGAAGAGCAAGTTATAGAAATCCTGTCAGGATTTGGGATGCTAGGACAAAAAAGCTTGCAGATTTCACTACACATTTCTCTTTTACAATGAAAGCAATCGATCCGAATGCTTTTGGTGAcggaatttctttttttatggcGCCATTTAATTCTCCGATTCCTGATAATTCTAGTGGAGGGTTTCTGGCACTTTTCAGTCCTGATAAAGCTTTCGATTCGTCGAAAAAGAATCAAATTGTTGCGGTTGAGTTCGATAGTGTCAGAAATTCGTGGGATCGGAGTGAAAATCATGtcggtattaatataaattcaatagaATCTGTCACATATGTCAACTGGACTAGCAGTATAAAAGATGGCCGAGTTGCAAATGCGTGGATAAGTTATAATTCCACTAGTCAAAATTTGAGTGTTTTTCTAACTTATGCTCAAAATCCTGTATTTAATGGTGAGTCTAATCTTTCATATATTGTTGATTTGAGGGAAATTTTGCCTGAATTGGTAAGTGTAGGTTTTTCGGCTTCTACCGGTTCTTGGGTTGAATTACATAATATACTTTCTTGGAATTTAACTTCAAACTTGGAGATCAGTAGAAAACCGAAAAGCAAAACAGGACTCATTGTTGCTTTAGCAGCTTCGAGTTTCGGAGTTTCTATTTGTGGTTtaggtttgatttggttggtgTATCGGAGAAAACGGCGTGGTGTCGGAAACGATGATGAAATTGTTGATGGTTCTATggatgatgaatttgaaaaaggAACCGGGCCTAAGAGGTTCACTTACCGCGACCTCTCACGCGCAACTAGCAACTTTTCTGAGGCAGGAAAGCTCGGTGAAGGAGGATTTGGAGGCGTTTATAAGGGACTTTTGAGCCAATCGAAAACAGAAATTGCAGTTAAAAGAGTCTCAAGGGGATCAAAGCAAGGTAAAAAGGAATACGTATCAGAAGTGAGGATCATCAGCCGTTTACGACACAGAAATTTAGTCCAACTTATCGGTTGGTGCCACGAAAAAAACGAATTGTTACTAGTCTACGAGTTCATGCCTAACGGAAGCCTTGATACCCATCTCTTTGGAGGGGGAATCGAGTTAGCTTGGCCTACAAGGTACAAAATCGCGTTAGGATTGGCTTCTGCTCTGTTATATCTTCATGAAGAATGGGAGCAATGCGTAGTGCATAGAGATATCAAATCGAGCAATGTCATGTTAGATTCCAGTTTTAACGCCAAGCTTGGCGATTTTGGCCTAGCAAGACTAGTAGACCATGATCTCGGTTCACAAACGACGGTTCTGGCAGGGACCATGGGGTATTTAGCTCCGGAATGTGTCACCACAGGCAAAGCTAGTAAAGAATCAGATGTTTACAGTTTCGGAGTAGTAGCACTCGAAATCACTTGCGGAAGAAGACCGGTCGATATAAAGCAAGGACCGGATAAAGTAAGGCTTATAGAATGGGTTTGGGATCTATATGGAAAAGGCCAAATTCTTGAAGCTGTGGATAAAATTTTGAGTAGTGAATTTGATGAGAGGCAATTAGAATGTCTGATGACCGTTGGATTATGGTGTTGCCATCCTGATTTGAATCATCGACCGTCGATTCGGCAAGTGATAAATGTTCTGAATTTTGAAGCTCCATTGCCTAGTCTTCCTGCTAAATTGCCTGTGCCAATGTACTATGCACCTCCACTGGATATGTGCAAATTTTCATACACATCAGGTTTCACAAATACTGGAAGCACTTGTTCTACAAATTCCTCATTAGGGTCTGCAAAATCTCTTTTGAAACCAAAGGAAAATGATGTATAA
- the LOC126656708 gene encoding uncharacterized protein LOC126656708, which yields MGSSYYYHAWAFMRAVKKSVCGKRKAEPVVVKRDIKMRRLGSDNLNKNDSIQNFDLLIAPNLRFVGKVGKACSFDVIKNIKSKLSSDQLSTFKSSRFGLYLDIGKDVLSLRLIHSILLREVHHPNIDELWFYYGGQNLRFSLYEFGLVSGLVCGGDESRFSDYFTGGTFFDKFFNDDNKISRSVIESKFKDAVWENDDDAVKFAKLYFVQCFLLGSLDNTLIDSRFIHLLDCPDFDDFPWGKYSFDLFVQSTKNKLWTLLQASKQATFYRLYGFPYAIQFWFYETLTTVPAFLCSLNNAAAYPRFMRWSPKDMRKIQNFDFKVFDDPNEKVISSSNIKATAYELSENIVSGLNDQDYVFKEEEAAAAVNTEGDSTFEVAKSACMKFVNELKNLVFDSGIEYSDMELGVRKQIYDCIESFETNQLADIFNDKSVKVRAYALF from the exons ATGGGTTCTTCATATTACTATCATGCATGGGCTTTTAT gaGAGCAGTTAAAAAATCTGTATGTGGTAAAAGGAAAGCAGAACCTGTTGTGGTTAAAAGAGACATTAAGATGAGAAGGCTTGGAAGTGATAATCTGAATAAAAATGATTCTATTCAG AACTTTGATCTTTTAATTGCTCCGAATCTCCGGTTTGTTGGGAAAGTTGGCAAGGCTTGTTCTTTTGATgtgataaaaaatattaaatcgaaGCTTAGTTCTGATCAGCTGTCTACATTTAAGAGCAGTAGGTTTGGTTTGTATTTGGATATTGGAAAAGATGTATTGAGTCTTAGGCTTATACATTCCATACTGCTAAGGGAAGTCCATCATCCAAATATTGATGAGCTGTGGTTTTACTATGGTGGGCAAAACTTGCGTTTCAGTTTGTATGAGTTTGGATTGGTGAGCGGTCTTGTGTGCGGTGGGGACGAGTCCAGGTTTTCTGACTATTTCACTGGTGGaactttttttgataaattttttaatgatgATAATAAGATTAGTCGTTCTGTTATTGAATCGAAATTTAAAGATGCGGTGTGGGAGAATGATGATGATGCTGTAAAGTTCGCGAAGCTGTATTTTGTTCAGTGTTTTCTGTTGGGTAGCCTTGATAATACATTGATCGACAGCCGATTTATTCATCTACTGGACTGCCCTGATTTTGATGATTTTCCATGGGGAAAATATTCTTTTGATTTATTTGTTCAGTCTACCAAGAACAAGCTTTGGACCTTGTTGCAGGCATCAAAACAAGCTACATTTTATCGATTGTATGGCTTTCCCTATGCCATTCAATTTTGGTTCTATGAAACTCTGACTACTGTGCCTGCTTTTTTGTGTTCGTTGAATAATGCTGCTGCGTATCCTCGGTTTATGCGTTGGAGTCCGAAGGATATGAGAAAGATTCAAAACTTTGATTTCAAAGTTTTTGATGATCCAAATGAAAAG GTTATATCAAGTTCAAACATTAAAGCCACTGCTTATGAATTAAGTGAAAATATTGTGTCTGGACTGAATGATCAAGATTATGTCTTTAAAGAAGAGGAAGCTGCTGCTGCTGTTAATACTGAGGGTGATAGTACTTTTGAAGTGGCGAAGTCTGCTTGCATGAAGTTTGTTAATGAATTGAAAAATTTGGTCTTTGATAGTGGTATTGAGTATTCTGATATGGAGTTAGGTGTCAGAAAACAGATTTATGATTGCATAGAGAGCTTTGAAACTAATCAATTAGCTGACATTTTCAATGATAAATCTGTAAAGGTACGTGCTTATGCgttgttttaa